From Rubripirellula reticaptiva, the proteins below share one genomic window:
- a CDS encoding redoxin domain-containing protein, whose product MIRSSFGYRRVLPYVLGVLAALTPLLAIQHVLAAGESDLVPRYLLGLVHAPEVHRELDLTADQVVGLESLFQEIDPVWFPARNLPTDQRLVVVDELEGRVRDWFSENASDQQSQRLRQLEFYAQGSRILLRDDVAQELGIDAAQQAKIAEVAEASQAAQQKLAATKYGDESLAELRADVTKKVAAEQSVMNQVFRPEQRGKLSKMLGERYDPSRLSRIYAMAPNFGPSQEWINSSPLSMGKLRGKVVLVHFYAFQCHNCHANFDIYRRWAETYSDDEVVVIGIQTPETSRERDAGAVRAAAKEKGLTFPIQIDLDSKSWAAWGNTMWPTVYVVDKNGYIRHWWSGELNWKGATADKTIEQVVDKLLAEKV is encoded by the coding sequence ATGATTCGCTCTTCTTTCGGCTACCGACGGGTTTTGCCGTATGTGCTAGGGGTACTTGCTGCTTTGACCCCACTTTTGGCGATTCAGCACGTTCTGGCCGCGGGTGAAAGCGACCTGGTGCCACGCTATTTGTTGGGGCTCGTTCATGCTCCCGAAGTGCACCGGGAATTGGACCTGACCGCTGACCAGGTCGTCGGTCTGGAGAGTCTGTTTCAAGAGATCGATCCAGTATGGTTCCCCGCTCGAAATTTGCCGACCGACCAGCGTTTGGTCGTCGTTGATGAACTTGAAGGACGGGTACGGGACTGGTTTTCCGAAAATGCGTCGGACCAGCAAAGTCAGCGTTTACGCCAGTTGGAGTTCTACGCGCAGGGCAGTCGGATTCTTTTGCGAGACGACGTTGCCCAGGAACTTGGGATCGATGCCGCCCAACAGGCAAAGATTGCTGAGGTTGCCGAGGCCAGCCAGGCGGCTCAGCAGAAGCTTGCGGCGACAAAGTATGGTGACGAATCGTTAGCCGAACTTCGCGCCGATGTGACCAAGAAAGTGGCCGCCGAACAAAGCGTGATGAACCAAGTCTTTCGCCCAGAGCAACGGGGGAAGTTGTCGAAGATGTTGGGTGAGCGATACGATCCCAGTCGGTTGTCGCGGATCTACGCGATGGCACCCAATTTTGGGCCGTCGCAGGAGTGGATCAATTCATCGCCTCTGTCGATGGGAAAATTGCGTGGCAAAGTCGTGCTGGTCCATTTCTACGCGTTTCAATGTCACAACTGTCACGCCAACTTTGACATCTACAGGCGCTGGGCCGAAACGTATTCCGACGACGAGGTCGTCGTGATCGGCATCCAAACGCCGGAAACCAGTCGCGAACGAGACGCCGGTGCCGTTCGTGCGGCCGCGAAAGAAAAGGGATTGACGTTCCCCATCCAAATCGACCTCGATTCAAAATCCTGGGCCGCCTGGGGCAACACGATGTGGCCTACCGTCTACGTCGTCGACAAAAACGGCTACATCCGCCATTGGTGGAGCGGCGAACTGAACTGGAAAGGCGCCACCGCCGACAAAACAATCGAGCAAGTCGTCGACAAGCTGCTAGCCGAAAAAGTCTAG
- a CDS encoding IS3 family transposase, protein MLCRTLEVSRAAYYRFTHLDVTATETKQTQITRAIQEVHLEKHFDAYGSPRMHRELIIRGIECCRNTVAKCMRITGIQANRRTKFRISTTDSNHDQPIAPNLLNQNFSTETIDQVWLTDITYIPTKEGFTYLCAFVDLHSRKIIG, encoded by the coding sequence GTGCTCTGTCGAACTCTCGAAGTATCGCGTGCGGCGTACTACCGGTTCACTCATCTCGATGTCACGGCAACCGAAACGAAACAAACGCAAATCACTCGGGCCATCCAAGAGGTTCATTTAGAGAAGCATTTCGATGCTTACGGAAGTCCAAGAATGCACCGAGAACTGATCATTCGCGGTATTGAGTGCTGCCGGAACACTGTCGCAAAGTGCATGCGGATAACAGGAATCCAAGCCAATCGCCGAACCAAATTCAGAATCTCGACCACCGACTCCAACCACGACCAACCGATCGCCCCCAATCTGCTTAACCAAAACTTCTCTACTGAAACCATCGATCAAGTTTGGCTCACTGATATCACGTACATACCGACCAAAGAGGGATTCACTTATCTGTGCGCCTTTGTCGATCTGCATTCACGCAAGATCATTGGCTAG
- a CDS encoding transposase yields MDKRRTFSREFKLAAVKKIIEQGLTYAVVAKDLSIRETMLRKWKKSFDEEGTFPATPPAASRSRPS; encoded by the coding sequence ATGGACAAGCGTCGAACATTCAGCCGAGAATTCAAACTGGCCGCCGTAAAGAAAATCATCGAACAGGGGCTGACGTATGCCGTTGTCGCCAAAGATTTGAGTATCCGTGAAACCATGCTTCGCAAATGGAAGAAGTCCTTTGATGAAGAAGGGACATTTCCAGCCACCCCGCCGGCAGCCAGTCGGTCGAGGCCGAGTTGA